A portion of the Burkholderia sp. GAS332 genome contains these proteins:
- a CDS encoding NADPH-dependent 2,4-dienoyl-CoA reductase, sulfur reductase → MAPRVVIIGTGPAGVRAAQALVEAGLRPTVVDEGRRDGGQIYRRQPEGFSRSYETLYGTEAERAASLHQGFDALKGKIDYLPETLVWNISPNTVHLASGTRYQTLTFDSLIVCSGATDRLMPVKGWHQAGTYSLGGAQVALKSQGCAIGSRIVMMGSGPLLYLVAAQYVKAGAQLAAVLDTSTFMQRMAALPRLLAIPAALKKGIALTRVLAKARVPVHRGVQPLEIKGSPQDGVSGVVVALSDGKRLELSCDAVALGYHLRPETQLADLAGCRFLFDDNTQQWLPQIDEDGRSSIKGVYLAGDGARVRGADAAERSGRLAALAALRDHGMQVEGIEQLRAELARFTRFAAGLREAFPWPAKFAASLPDETIVCRCEAITAGELRRVVQATGAQEANRAKAFSRVGMGRCQGRYCGHAGAEIIAAAASVPLSSVGRLRGQAPVKPLPVALAEEVGE, encoded by the coding sequence ATGGCCCCGCGTGTAGTCATCATCGGGACCGGGCCCGCGGGCGTGCGTGCGGCGCAGGCGCTGGTCGAAGCCGGGCTGCGGCCGACCGTTGTCGATGAAGGACGGCGTGATGGCGGCCAGATCTATCGGCGGCAACCGGAAGGTTTCTCTCGCAGCTATGAGACCTTGTACGGCACCGAGGCCGAGCGCGCTGCTTCGCTGCATCAAGGCTTCGACGCGCTGAAGGGCAAGATCGATTATCTGCCGGAGACGCTGGTCTGGAATATCTCACCGAACACCGTGCATCTGGCGAGCGGCACGCGCTACCAGACGCTGACGTTCGACTCGCTTATTGTCTGCAGCGGCGCGACGGACCGGCTGATGCCGGTCAAAGGCTGGCATCAAGCCGGCACGTATAGCCTCGGCGGCGCGCAGGTTGCGCTGAAATCGCAGGGCTGCGCAATCGGCTCGCGCATTGTGATGATGGGCAGTGGTCCGCTGCTGTATCTCGTGGCGGCGCAATACGTGAAGGCGGGCGCGCAGTTGGCCGCGGTGCTCGATACGTCGACCTTCATGCAGCGTATGGCTGCGCTGCCTCGTTTGCTGGCGATCCCGGCCGCGCTCAAAAAGGGCATCGCGTTGACGCGTGTGCTGGCAAAGGCGCGGGTGCCGGTTCATCGCGGTGTGCAGCCTTTGGAAATCAAAGGCTCGCCGCAAGATGGCGTAAGCGGCGTGGTGGTTGCATTGTCTGACGGCAAGCGCCTGGAACTGTCCTGCGATGCCGTCGCGCTCGGTTATCACCTGCGTCCGGAGACGCAGCTTGCGGACCTCGCGGGGTGCCGCTTTCTGTTCGACGACAACACGCAGCAGTGGCTTCCGCAAATCGACGAAGATGGCCGTAGCAGCATCAAAGGCGTCTACCTGGCTGGCGATGGCGCAAGAGTGCGCGGCGCGGACGCAGCCGAACGGTCGGGGCGCCTCGCTGCGCTGGCGGCGTTGCGCGATCACGGCATGCAGGTCGAAGGCATCGAGCAGCTGCGCGCCGAACTCGCGCGTTTCACGCGTTTCGCGGCGGGTTTGCGCGAAGCCTTTCCGTGGCCGGCGAAGTTCGCCGCATCCTTGCCGGACGAAACGATCGTCTGCCGTTGTGAAGCGATTACCGCCGGCGAGTTGCGCCGTGTCGTGCAGGCGACCGGCGCGCAGGAAGCCAATCGCGCGAAGGCGTTTTCACGCGTCGGCATGGGCCGCTGCCAGGGGCGCTACTGCGGCCACGCAGGCGCTGAAATCATCGCGGCGGCGGCCTCGGTGCCCTTGTCCTCGGTGGGACGGCTGCGCGGCCAGGCACCCGTCAAACCGCTGCCCGTGGCGCTTGCCGAGGAGGTGGGCGAATGA
- a CDS encoding transcriptional regulator, AraC family, whose protein sequence is MKQSISLNAARAFIEAHFDEPVTLAQLAALSALSVSRFATVFRQQYGSSPYRYLCGLRIQRAQTLLLEGVPGSVVATEVGFFDQSHFGRHFKRCCGMTPSMFIERAGANATKNAVQSAVKQGGVVQATAPRSASAIRSSC, encoded by the coding sequence ATGAAACAGTCCATCAGCCTCAACGCCGCCCGGGCATTTATCGAAGCCCATTTCGACGAACCCGTGACGCTCGCGCAACTCGCCGCGCTGTCCGCGCTTAGCGTGTCGCGCTTCGCGACGGTGTTTCGTCAGCAGTACGGTTCGTCACCGTATCGCTATCTGTGCGGGCTGCGGATTCAACGGGCGCAGACCTTGTTGCTCGAAGGTGTGCCGGGATCGGTCGTCGCGACCGAGGTCGGATTCTTCGATCAGAGCCATTTCGGACGGCATTTCAAACGATGCTGCGGGATGACGCCCAGCATGTTCATCGAACGCGCCGGAGCGAATGCGACGAAGAATGCTGTGCAGAGTGCGGTGAAGCAGGGTGGCGTGGTTCAGGCTACTGCGCCGCGTTCAGCTTCCGCCATAAGGTCGTCTTGCTGA
- a CDS encoding sarcosine oxidase subunit beta: MSTPRTNEADVIVIGGGIMGTTTAFFLRQRKRSVILLERGLTGQQASGVNFGGIRRQGRALPQLAMANRALRTWQRSAEMLGEDIEFLASGHTRVCYHQKDVENFDQYAIDARAYGLDLNVLHGDAVFQRFPFLGREVLAASISPLDGHANPRLAAPAFGRAAARLGAQVIENTEIVRVEKDGERFRVESAGGDVYWAAQLVICAGAWASRLSEQFGEPVPLIVSGPQMAVTEPVPYVFKSSMGVFTSIKEESIYFRQIPRGNIIVGGGPGGPADAVTCRASVLPQNTVRQVAQLRRLVPAMAPLHVIRVWSGVESYLPDSEPVIGPSSKVDGLYYAFGFCGSGFQIGPGVGETLAELVDTGSTAIPLDVFSVTRFAQQAAPRSTIATP, translated from the coding sequence ATGAGCACCCCACGCACTAACGAAGCCGATGTCATCGTGATCGGTGGCGGCATCATGGGGACGACGACGGCCTTCTTCCTGCGTCAGCGCAAGCGCTCGGTGATCCTGCTCGAACGTGGACTCACGGGGCAGCAGGCGAGCGGTGTGAACTTCGGCGGCATCCGCCGGCAGGGTCGCGCGCTACCGCAGCTGGCGATGGCGAACCGTGCGCTGCGCACATGGCAACGCTCTGCGGAAATGCTCGGCGAGGATATCGAGTTTCTAGCCTCGGGTCACACGCGCGTGTGCTACCACCAGAAGGACGTCGAGAATTTCGATCAATATGCGATCGACGCCCGTGCCTACGGTCTCGACCTCAACGTGCTGCACGGCGACGCCGTGTTCCAACGCTTTCCGTTTCTCGGACGTGAGGTACTGGCGGCGTCGATTTCGCCACTCGATGGCCACGCCAATCCGCGTCTCGCTGCGCCCGCGTTTGGTCGTGCGGCCGCGCGGCTTGGGGCCCAGGTGATCGAGAATACGGAGATCGTGCGCGTCGAAAAGGACGGTGAGCGGTTTCGCGTGGAGAGCGCCGGCGGCGACGTGTATTGGGCCGCGCAACTCGTGATCTGCGCGGGTGCCTGGGCAAGCCGTCTCTCCGAACAGTTCGGCGAACCCGTTCCGTTGATCGTGAGCGGTCCGCAGATGGCCGTGACTGAGCCGGTGCCGTATGTGTTCAAGTCGTCGATGGGGGTGTTCACCTCGATCAAGGAAGAGAGCATCTATTTCCGCCAGATTCCGCGCGGCAACATCATTGTCGGCGGCGGTCCCGGTGGGCCGGCGGATGCCGTGACGTGCCGCGCATCAGTCCTGCCTCAGAACACCGTGCGCCAAGTCGCGCAGTTGCGGCGGCTCGTGCCCGCGATGGCGCCGCTGCATGTGATTCGTGTGTGGAGCGGTGTGGAAAGCTATCTGCCCGACAGCGAACCGGTGATCGGTCCGAGCAGCAAGGTCGACGGTCTTTACTACGCGTTCGGTTTCTGTGGATCGGGTTTCCAGATCGGTCCGGGCGTCGGCGAAACACTGGCCGAACTCGTCGATACGGGCAGTACGGCCATTCCCCTCGACGTGTTTTCCGTCACCCGTTTCGCGCAGCAAGCCGCGCCCCGCTCGACTATCGCGACGCCATGA
- a CDS encoding peptide/nickel transport system ATP-binding protein, giving the protein MMADRDMIEVKGLRVVAGAAPGPVTEIVKGVDFSVKKGEVLALIGESGSGKTTIALALLGYARAGCSISGGSVRVGDEDVLSLDAKGRRALRSRTVAYVAQSAAAGFNPARTIMDQVTEPALLHHLMTKDAARAKAINLFRALALPAPETIGDRYPHQVSGGQLQRLMAAMALITDPAVVVFDEPTTALDVTTQIEVLAAFKKVIRELGTTAVYVSHDLAVVAQMADRIVVLNGGAVKENGVVAQVLDAPVDAYTRQLLAATRRPEVELETPQNVGKHIPPLLEIRGLSAGYGRIDRFGTPAVRVLDDVSLSIPRGSTLGVIGESGSGKTTLARVVAGLVDRARGEVFFNGTLLPAQLSRRTQEQYRQIQIVFQNADTALNPSHSIADILARPLAFYHHLRGSAAQKRMLELLDLVKLPASIATRTPAGLSGGQKQRVNLARALAADPALILCDEVTSALDTVVGAAILDLLGELRRELGVSYMFISHDISTVRAICDEVIVLYAGHRVEAGQRDVLAAPPYHPYTGLLVDSVPALKPGWLDARREIGCAALPPMGASADIPELCSFRARCPVRIDGMCNMTPPSLKKLPSGAEILCHHPAAELNRLQTEEATPV; this is encoded by the coding sequence ATGATGGCTGATCGGGACATGATTGAAGTGAAGGGCCTGCGGGTGGTCGCGGGTGCGGCGCCGGGGCCGGTGACCGAGATTGTCAAGGGCGTCGATTTTTCGGTGAAGAAGGGCGAGGTGCTGGCACTGATCGGCGAGTCCGGGTCGGGCAAGACAACCATCGCGTTGGCCTTGCTCGGCTATGCGCGGGCGGGATGTTCGATTAGCGGCGGCTCGGTGCGCGTCGGCGACGAGGACGTACTGTCGCTCGATGCCAAAGGCCGTCGCGCGTTGCGTTCGCGCACTGTGGCTTACGTCGCGCAGAGTGCGGCGGCGGGTTTCAATCCGGCGCGCACGATCATGGATCAGGTCACCGAACCGGCCCTGCTGCATCACTTGATGACGAAGGATGCAGCGCGCGCCAAAGCGATCAATCTGTTCCGCGCGCTTGCGCTGCCCGCGCCGGAGACGATCGGCGACCGTTATCCGCATCAGGTGTCAGGCGGCCAGTTGCAGCGCTTGATGGCCGCGATGGCGTTGATCACCGATCCCGCGGTCGTCGTGTTCGACGAGCCCACCACCGCGCTCGATGTCACCACGCAGATCGAAGTGCTCGCGGCCTTCAAGAAGGTGATTCGCGAACTCGGCACGACGGCCGTGTACGTGTCGCACGATCTGGCGGTGGTCGCGCAGATGGCGGACCGCATCGTCGTGCTGAACGGCGGCGCGGTGAAGGAGAACGGCGTGGTCGCGCAAGTGCTCGATGCGCCTGTGGATGCTTACACGCGTCAACTACTCGCCGCTACACGCCGTCCGGAAGTGGAGTTGGAGACGCCGCAGAACGTCGGCAAACACATCCCGCCGCTGCTCGAAATTCGCGGACTCTCGGCCGGTTACGGACGCATCGACCGCTTCGGCACCCCGGCCGTGCGTGTGCTCGACGACGTTAGCCTGTCGATCCCGCGCGGCAGCACGCTCGGTGTGATCGGCGAATCCGGCTCCGGTAAGACGACGCTCGCACGCGTGGTGGCCGGTCTGGTCGACCGCGCGCGCGGCGAGGTGTTTTTCAACGGCACACTGTTGCCCGCACAACTGTCGCGCCGCACGCAGGAGCAGTACCGGCAGATCCAGATCGTGTTCCAGAACGCCGACACCGCGCTGAACCCGAGTCATTCGATCGCCGATATCCTGGCCCGCCCGCTCGCGTTCTATCACCATCTGCGGGGTTCGGCCGCGCAGAAACGCATGCTGGAACTGCTCGATCTGGTGAAGCTGCCCGCCTCGATTGCCACGCGCACGCCTGCCGGACTCTCCGGCGGACAGAAGCAGCGCGTGAATCTGGCGCGTGCGCTCGCCGCCGATCCCGCGTTGATCCTCTGCGACGAGGTGACCTCAGCGCTCGATACGGTGGTCGGCGCAGCGATTCTCGACCTGTTGGGCGAATTGCGCCGCGAACTCGGCGTGTCGTACATGTTCATCAGCCACGACATTTCGACCGTGCGCGCGATCTGCGACGAAGTGATTGTGCTGTACGCGGGGCATCGCGTGGAAGCCGGGCAGCGCGACGTGCTCGCGGCGCCGCCGTATCACCCGTACACGGGCTTGCTGGTCGATTCGGTACCCGCTTTGAAACCCGGCTGGCTCGATGCGCGCCGCGAGATCGGTTGCGCCGCCTTGCCGCCGATGGGTGCGAGCGCCGATATTCCCGAGTTGTGCTCGTTCCGCGCGCGCTGCCCGGTGCGCATTGACGGGATGTGCAATATGACGCCGCCGTCGCTGAAGAAGCTGCCTTCGGGCGCGGAGATTCTTTGTCATCATCCCGCGGCGGAATTGAATCGCTTGCAGACCGAGGAGGCGACCCCGGTATGA
- a CDS encoding 2Fe-2S iron-sulfur cluster binding domain-containing protein, whose translation MSGRFVRLAETGRKTFPITVDGVVREAAEGDTLMVALLTGVRTLRDSEFGDGRRAGFCLMGACQDCWVWTAQGERVRACSTPAAPGMSIVTKLAVAGEGVWPRV comes from the coding sequence ATGAGCGGACGATTTGTACGGCTCGCCGAGACCGGCCGCAAGACCTTTCCGATTACGGTGGACGGCGTTGTGCGTGAGGCCGCCGAGGGCGATACGTTGATGGTCGCCTTGCTGACCGGCGTGCGCACGTTGCGCGATTCCGAATTCGGCGACGGCCGCCGCGCTGGTTTCTGTTTGATGGGCGCATGTCAGGACTGCTGGGTCTGGACCGCGCAAGGCGAACGCGTGCGGGCGTGCAGTACGCCTGCGGCGCCTGGCATGTCGATCGTGACGAAGCTGGCCGTTGCCGGGGAGGGTGTATGGCCCCGCGTGTAG
- a CDS encoding transcriptional regulator, propionate catabolism operon regulatory protein, with protein sequence MSTPPFDPAQRPRIWAVSISRLRDLFFDIAGEYVERADLRIVSHGFEDAVHEIDAVGAGRPDVVIAGGSNGAYLKTRVSVPVVLIGPTGFDVMHALARARRDGAKVALVTHGDTPDEVRRFIAAYDIDVTFASYQSAQDAESVVLDLRDRGIGAVVGPGLIADLAANAGMGAVFLYSRASVRAAFDTALEVAQATRRETVRRQRLDNLLQHLRDGVVALDAQGRVEAMNQRLADVLGIDAAQAVGRALLDLAPDLAGSLPDSDGDAFCTVRGASYVVHRGPLASSNSAPGTVLTFQESRAVERLDRTLRSRQRVQQFSARYRLDDIVGSADSIERVRTLVQRYAKSDATVLILGESGTGKEMVAQSMHQLSARRDFAFVAINCGAFPEALLESELFGYEEGAFTGARKGGKAGLIEVAHRGTLFLDEIAEMPLSLQSRLLRVLQEREVVRLGSTEPTRVDIRVVAATHRALTEGIEAGSFRADLYYRLNILSIALPPLRERPTDLLPLAVELLLQAASREPRLAARLPDADAARHILASLSEPLARYRWPGNVRELQNVIERIAVELADADTDSNGAGATVFTREVLRTVAPEIFEQPQARTKKAALTLRERSRHVEADEIRAALAACDGDRDAVCQALGISKTTLWRKLNAAQ encoded by the coding sequence GTGAGCACGCCCCCCTTCGACCCCGCGCAACGCCCCCGCATCTGGGCCGTCAGCATCAGCCGCCTGCGCGATCTGTTCTTCGACATTGCCGGCGAGTACGTCGAACGCGCCGATCTGCGCATCGTCTCGCATGGCTTCGAAGACGCCGTGCATGAAATCGACGCGGTCGGCGCCGGGCGTCCCGATGTCGTGATTGCCGGCGGCTCCAACGGTGCGTATCTGAAAACACGTGTGAGCGTACCGGTCGTGCTGATTGGCCCGACGGGTTTCGACGTCATGCACGCGCTCGCGCGAGCGCGGCGCGACGGCGCGAAGGTCGCACTCGTCACGCACGGCGACACGCCCGACGAAGTGCGGCGCTTCATCGCCGCGTACGACATCGATGTGACATTTGCGTCGTATCAATCGGCGCAGGATGCGGAGAGTGTCGTTCTCGATCTGCGCGATCGCGGCATCGGCGCGGTGGTCGGCCCGGGGCTCATCGCCGATCTCGCGGCGAACGCCGGCATGGGCGCGGTGTTTCTGTACTCACGCGCGTCGGTTCGCGCCGCGTTCGACACCGCACTCGAAGTCGCGCAGGCCACCCGCCGCGAAACCGTTCGCCGTCAGCGGCTCGACAATCTGCTGCAGCATCTGCGCGACGGCGTGGTGGCGCTCGACGCGCAAGGCCGCGTCGAAGCGATGAATCAACGGCTTGCCGACGTGCTCGGCATCGACGCGGCGCAGGCCGTGGGCCGCGCCTTGCTCGACCTCGCGCCCGATCTCGCCGGCAGCTTGCCGGACTCGGACGGCGACGCCTTCTGCACGGTGCGGGGCGCGAGCTACGTCGTGCATCGCGGGCCGCTGGCGAGCAGCAACTCGGCACCCGGCACCGTGCTAACGTTTCAGGAATCGCGCGCGGTCGAACGGCTCGACCGCACCTTGCGCTCCCGGCAGCGCGTGCAGCAGTTCAGCGCGCGTTACCGGCTCGACGATATCGTCGGTTCAGCCGATTCAATCGAGCGGGTCCGCACGCTCGTGCAGCGCTACGCCAAATCGGACGCCACCGTGTTGATTCTCGGCGAAAGCGGCACCGGCAAGGAGATGGTCGCGCAGAGCATGCATCAGCTGAGCGCGCGACGCGACTTCGCCTTCGTCGCCATCAACTGCGGCGCGTTTCCTGAGGCGTTGCTCGAAAGCGAGTTGTTCGGTTATGAGGAAGGCGCGTTCACGGGTGCCCGCAAAGGCGGCAAGGCGGGGCTGATCGAAGTGGCGCACCGCGGCACGCTGTTTCTCGACGAAATCGCCGAGATGCCGTTGTCGTTGCAGAGCCGGCTATTGCGCGTGCTGCAGGAACGCGAAGTCGTGCGGCTGGGCTCGACGGAACCGACGCGCGTGGACATTCGGGTCGTCGCAGCAACGCATCGTGCGTTGACCGAGGGCATCGAGGCGGGCAGCTTCCGCGCGGACCTGTACTACCGGCTCAACATTCTGAGCATCGCCCTGCCGCCGTTGCGCGAGCGCCCAACCGATCTACTGCCGCTCGCGGTCGAACTGCTGCTGCAGGCAGCGTCGCGCGAGCCGAGACTGGCGGCTCGTCTGCCCGATGCGGATGCGGCCAGACACATACTCGCCAGTCTCAGTGAGCCGCTAGCGCGTTACAGGTGGCCAGGGAACGTGCGCGAACTACAGAATGTGATCGAACGGATTGCGGTTGAGCTGGCAGATGCGGACACGGACTCAAACGGCGCAGGAGCAACCGTCTTCACGCGTGAGGTACTGCGCACCGTCGCGCCTGAAATCTTCGAGCAGCCTCAAGCGCGTACGAAGAAAGCAGCGCTCACGTTGCGCGAACGCAGCCGTCACGTGGAAGCAGACGAAATCCGCGCCGCCCTCGCCGCATGCGACGGCGATCGCGATGCGGTCTGTCAGGCACTCGGCATCAGCAAGACGACCTTATGGCGGAAGCTGAACGCGGCGCAGTAG
- a CDS encoding peptide/nickel transport system permease protein yields the protein MMSQPTNPHVPHVPHASTEMYDLGVDEPVIETPVVETAALKQGVLKRLVHRFSVLGLIGLVLVTFWLIVAFIGPLVAPYNGGTLTSTEIFGSYSTAYPLGTDYLGRDMLSRILYGARYTVGLALAAAVLASLIGTFFGLLAAVSTRWVDEILSRLFDALISIPSKVLALVVIAAFGSSIPMLTTVAALAYIPGAFRISRSLAVNLMGLEYVQVARARGEGIFYIARVEVLPNMIHPMLADFGLRFVFIVLLLSGLSFLGLGVQPPNADWGSLVRENIGGLSEGAPAVLMPAVAIATLTIGMNLLIDNLRRRGRSHGGA from the coding sequence ATGATGAGCCAACCTACCAATCCCCACGTTCCTCATGTGCCCCATGCCAGCACCGAGATGTATGACCTGGGCGTCGATGAACCCGTCATCGAGACGCCAGTCGTCGAAACTGCCGCGCTGAAACAGGGCGTGTTGAAACGGCTAGTGCACCGCTTCTCCGTGCTCGGCCTGATCGGCCTCGTGCTGGTGACGTTCTGGCTGATCGTCGCGTTCATCGGGCCGCTGGTCGCACCGTATAACGGCGGCACGCTGACATCGACGGAGATTTTCGGCAGCTATAGCACGGCGTATCCGCTCGGCACGGACTATCTCGGGCGCGATATGTTGAGCCGGATTCTCTATGGCGCGCGCTATACGGTGGGCCTCGCGCTGGCTGCCGCGGTGCTCGCCAGTTTGATCGGCACGTTCTTCGGTTTGCTCGCCGCGGTGTCCACGCGCTGGGTCGATGAAATTCTGAGCCGTCTGTTCGACGCGCTGATTTCGATTCCGAGCAAGGTGCTTGCGCTCGTTGTGATCGCCGCGTTCGGTTCGTCGATCCCGATGCTGACGACGGTGGCGGCGTTGGCCTATATCCCCGGCGCATTCCGTATTTCGCGCTCGCTTGCGGTGAACCTGATGGGTCTCGAATACGTACAGGTGGCGAGAGCGCGCGGCGAAGGCATCTTCTATATCGCTCGCGTCGAAGTGCTGCCGAACATGATTCATCCGATGCTCGCCGATTTCGGTTTGCGCTTCGTGTTCATTGTGCTGCTGCTGAGCGGGCTGAGTTTCCTCGGCCTTGGCGTGCAGCCGCCGAACGCCGATTGGGGTTCGCTCGTGCGCGAGAACATCGGTGGTTTGTCGGAGGGGGCGCCTGCCGTTCTGATGCCGGCTGTCGCGATCGCGACGCTGACCATCGGCATGAATCTGCTGATCGACAACCTGCGGCGTCGTGGCCGTAGCCATGGGGGTGCATGA
- a CDS encoding peptide/nickel transport system permease protein, with protein MKAHAQRLIAARLGLALLTLLLVSAVVFAITGLLPGDAAQQALGQAATPEAVAALRHQFGLDQPALQRYFEWLFHIVSGNFGTSLSNNLPVSELIATRLPNSLVLAGLTALVSVPVALVIGISSAMFRGSLLDRTLNVLTLSTVAVPEFLIATIAVLIFAVKLRWLPALSYLSEVHSFGALLRIYAMPVMTLCCVIVAQMARMTRAAVLDQLNSSYVEMAVLKGASPARVVLRHVLPNTIGPIANAVALSLSYLFGGVVIVESIFNYPGLASLMVDAVTNRDMPLVQGCVMVFCAAYLALVLIADLCQIVSNPRLRR; from the coding sequence ATGAAAGCACATGCGCAACGACTCATCGCCGCGCGCCTTGGCCTCGCGCTGCTCACGCTGCTGCTGGTCTCGGCAGTCGTGTTCGCCATCACCGGGCTGCTTCCCGGCGATGCCGCCCAGCAGGCGCTCGGCCAGGCGGCGACCCCGGAAGCCGTCGCGGCATTGCGGCATCAGTTCGGCCTCGACCAGCCGGCGCTGCAACGCTACTTCGAGTGGCTCTTTCATATTGTCAGCGGCAACTTCGGCACCTCGCTGTCGAACAATCTGCCTGTCAGCGAGCTGATCGCTACGCGCCTGCCGAATTCGTTGGTGCTGGCCGGTCTGACGGCGCTGGTCTCGGTGCCGGTTGCACTGGTGATCGGTATTTCGTCGGCGATGTTCCGCGGCTCGCTGCTCGACCGCACGCTCAACGTGCTCACGCTGTCGACGGTCGCCGTGCCGGAGTTCCTGATCGCCACCATCGCGGTGCTGATTTTCGCCGTCAAGCTGCGCTGGCTGCCCGCGCTGTCGTATCTCTCGGAGGTGCATTCATTCGGCGCGCTGCTGCGCATCTACGCGATGCCGGTGATGACGCTGTGCTGTGTGATCGTCGCGCAGATGGCGCGCATGACGCGAGCCGCGGTGCTCGATCAGCTCAATTCGTCCTACGTTGAAATGGCGGTGCTCAAAGGCGCGTCGCCCGCGCGTGTGGTGCTGCGCCATGTGTTGCCCAACACCATCGGGCCGATTGCCAATGCGGTGGCATTGAGCCTGTCGTATCTGTTCGGCGGCGTGGTGATCGTAGAGTCGATCTTCAACTATCCCGGCCTCGCGAGCCTGATGGTCGACGCCGTCACCAACCGCGACATGCCGCTCGTGCAGGGCTGCGTGATGGTGTTCTGCGCAGCGTATCTGGCGTTGGTGCTGATCGCCGACCTGTGTCAAATCGTATCCAACCCGAGGCTGCGTCGATGA
- a CDS encoding peptide/nickel transport system substrate-binding protein: MNKETSQYDALRLGTELERLTSKGASRRGVLRAMAAAGMMSVTGAGLLTASGAAFAQAKPKQGGKIRVATQSASAADTLDPAKGALGTDYVRGFMFYNCLTELDSHLGAKMALATSLDTKDATVWVVKLRTGVQFHDGKPLTPADVVYSIMRHKDPATASKAKTLADQIKEVKATGPNEVTITLEGPNADLPVILATSHFQIIKDGTKDFKTAVGTGPFKVKEFSPGVRTVGVKNTNYWKPGLPHLDEVELIGIGDESARVNALLSGDVQLINSVSPRSTAQIKGAGGFAVLETKTGEYTDLIVRDDGGITGNDDFRRGMMYLQDREQMRRAIFQGYGTIGNDQPIDPTNKYYLAGLPQRAFDPDKAKFYFQKAKVGSAPIQIFASPAAEGSVEMAMFLQQVAPQAGLNLQVSRVPADGYWSNHWMKHPLGFGNINARPSADVIFTQFFKSDAPWNEANWKNQKFDQMLLQARGEPDDAKRKKIYGDMQVLVHENGGVGIPMFQSSIDAHTAKLQGLGSIPLAGLMGFMFAENVWLEA; this comes from the coding sequence ATGAATAAGGAAACCTCACAATATGACGCTCTTCGACTCGGCACCGAGTTGGAGCGATTGACGTCAAAAGGCGCGTCGCGACGCGGCGTGCTGCGCGCGATGGCCGCGGCCGGGATGATGTCGGTGACGGGTGCGGGCCTTCTGACCGCGAGCGGCGCGGCATTCGCGCAGGCGAAGCCGAAGCAGGGCGGCAAGATTCGTGTGGCAACGCAGTCCGCATCGGCCGCCGACACGCTCGATCCGGCCAAGGGCGCGCTCGGGACGGACTATGTCCGTGGCTTCATGTTTTACAACTGCCTGACCGAACTCGATTCGCATCTCGGCGCGAAGATGGCGCTTGCCACCTCGCTGGATACGAAGGATGCGACCGTATGGGTCGTCAAGCTGCGCACGGGCGTGCAGTTCCACGACGGCAAGCCGCTCACGCCGGCGGACGTTGTGTATTCGATCATGCGCCACAAGGATCCGGCGACGGCATCGAAAGCGAAGACGCTGGCCGATCAGATCAAGGAAGTGAAGGCGACGGGCCCGAACGAAGTGACGATCACGCTCGAAGGTCCGAACGCCGATCTGCCGGTGATTCTCGCCACCTCGCATTTCCAGATCATCAAGGACGGCACCAAGGATTTCAAAACAGCGGTCGGCACCGGCCCGTTCAAGGTCAAGGAATTCTCGCCGGGTGTGCGTACCGTCGGCGTGAAGAACACGAATTACTGGAAGCCGGGCCTGCCACACCTCGACGAAGTCGAATTGATCGGTATCGGCGACGAATCCGCACGCGTGAACGCGCTGCTCTCGGGCGACGTGCAACTGATCAACTCGGTGAGCCCGCGTTCGACCGCGCAGATCAAAGGCGCCGGTGGTTTTGCCGTGCTGGAGACGAAGACGGGCGAGTACACCGACCTGATTGTTCGCGACGACGGCGGCATTACCGGCAACGACGATTTTCGGCGAGGCATGATGTACCTGCAGGATCGCGAACAGATGCGCCGTGCGATCTTCCAGGGTTACGGCACGATCGGCAACGACCAGCCTATCGATCCGACCAACAAGTACTACCTGGCCGGTTTGCCGCAGCGTGCCTTCGATCCGGACAAGGCGAAGTTCTATTTCCAGAAGGCCAAGGTCGGCAGCGCGCCGATCCAGATTTTCGCGTCGCCGGCGGCGGAAGGGTCGGTTGAAATGGCGATGTTCCTTCAGCAGGTGGCGCCGCAAGCCGGTTTGAATCTTCAGGTGTCGCGCGTGCCGGCCGACGGCTACTGGTCGAACCACTGGATGAAGCATCCGCTGGGGTTCGGCAATATCAATGCGCGTCCGAGCGCCGACGTGATCTTCACGCAGTTCTTCAAGTCTGACGCACCGTGGAACGAGGCGAACTGGAAGAACCAGAAGTTCGACCAGATGCTGCTTCAGGCACGCGGCGAACCGGACGACGCGAAGCGCAAGAAGATTTACGGCGACATGCAGGTGCTGGTGCATGAAAACGGCGGCGTCGGCATCCCCATGTTCCAGAGCTCGATCGATGCCCACACGGCGAAACTCCAGGGCCTCGGCTCGATTCCGCTGGCCGGCCTGATGGGCTTCATGTTCGCGGAAAACGTCTGGCTGGAAGCCTAA